Below is a window of Indicator indicator isolate 239-I01 chromosome 9, UM_Iind_1.1, whole genome shotgun sequence DNA.
AAACGCAAACATGACACTTTCTTCCACCGCCATTGCAAAGGCAGCACCCAAGACTGTTTGCTGATGAAAGGTGTGGTGGAGATCTCCTGGTACTGCCCCCGGGACAGCGATGATGACAGCTTTGACTGCTGCGTGGCTTTCTGTAACCTGCGCGGGGACGCGAGGGATTACGAAGAGCAGCTGCACTTCCTGCAGGAGATATCTGCTGTGAACGTGGCTCTCGTATCTGGGTCTGATCAGAGTGACAAGAAAGGGATGATGATTTTACGTCAGCTGTGGGAGTCACAAAGGCCTTTGGTTTGTCTTTTCACCGAAAAAGAGAATGTTGCAGCTGGCCGATCTAGCCGCAACGTGAGTATAGGTATCAAGAACAGGAACGAAGCAGAACTAGTGGAGGAGCTGACAAAGACCATCAAGGATCTCCTGGAAGGCTCTAACACACTTTTCAGCCTTGATGCCTGCCTGGACAAAGCTCGCAAACATGGCTTCTTAGTCGATGAAGATAAAGGAGCGTGTGTGTTAgccaaagaaaaggcaaaggcaCTGGTGAATCTTCTGAAGAAGGAGAAGTTGTTTGAGATCaaatcccagctgctgcctcttcaaGGGCAACTGTGGTACATGTGGtgcaagaaggacaaagaactcaCTCGGCTGCAGGAAAAGGGGAACGAGAGCATAGAGCATCACCGGAGCAAAATTGAATCAGAGAAGGCACAAATAAGGAGAAAGCAACTCAACAAAGCATTCCCCCTCAATGAGCTGATGAAGTCATTCCTAAGCTTTCTCCAGTCCAAGCCAGCAGATACCAAGAAATACTTCTTGCAGTGGATGAAGATCTTTATGGATGACTTGTCCTCCGATCGCCTGGATGAACTCAAGAGAGATTATCACAAGTTATGGTCTCAAATCCTGGCCATGAAGAAAAGCAATGAGAAAAATGATCTGCTGAGCAAGTTAGATGCCCTCTCCAATGAAATCAACGATTCCTCTATTGGCTTGGAGCACCTTTTAAGAGAGGTTGGGCAGATATACGAAGCTCTGGAATCAATGAACTCAAAGGATAAACTTTTTGTTGAACTACCTGACATTGCAGTCGATCTGATGGTTTCAGGATATCCAATTGAGCTGATGGATGGTGATGCATCTTATGTCCCATTACGGTGGATTAGAGCAATCTTTGATAAGTTAATTGAGAAGCTGGGAGACAAGCGAGTGTTTGTCCTCTCAGTGCTTGGCATCCAGAGCACAGGGAAGTCAACCCTGTTGAATGCCATGTTTGGTCTCCAGTTTAATGTCAGTGCAGGCAGATGCACGCGGGGAGCGTTTATGCAGCTAATTAAAGTGGACGTGAAGCTGCAGGAAGACGTTGGCTTTGATTACGTGCTAGTTGTTGACACAGAGGGACTCCGTGCTACAGAGATGGCCAACAAACAGTCCCTTAATCATGACAACGAGTTGGCCACCTTTGTCATTGGCATTGGCAACATGACTCTGATAAATATCTTGGGAGAAAATCCTTCAGAAATGCAAGATGTCCTTCAGATTGCTGTGCAGGCTTTCCTGAGGATGAAGCAGGTAAAACTTTCCCCGAGCTGCCTGTTCGTACACCAAAATGTGGGAGAGATAACTGCCAAGGAGCAGAACATGGAAGGCCAAAGACGTCTGCAGGAAAAGTTGGATGAAATGACAGTGATAGCTGCCCAGCAGGAATTCTGTGATGCCTCCTGTTTCAGCGAAGTCATCCGCTTTGACGTGAACACTCACATCCATTACTTTGCCCACCTGTGGGAAGGAAACCCCCCAATGGCACCACCCAACCCTACCTATAGCCAGAACGTCCAGGAATTGAAAACCAAAGTTCTCCAAGCTGCCAAGAAGGAGTCGCAGGGCAGTGTTTTGAGGCTCTCCAGCTTGAAGGTTCGCATTAGTGACCTCTGGAATGCTTTGCTGAATGAGAACTTTGTCTTCAGCTTCAAGAACTCAGTGGAGATTGCTACATACAAGAAACTGGAAACCGCATTTAGTGAGTGGACCTGGCAGCTGAGGAGTCACATCTTAGACTTGCAGGTAAAACTGGACAATAAAATTCGTAATGGGGACTTGCAGAAGGTCACCGCAGAACACCTTGAAGCACAAGTGCAAGGGACATATGATACCATCATGAAAAGCATggagaaatatttcagtgaagACAGAGACTGTGAGATCTTGGTCCAGtggaagagcagcacagaactGAAGCTGAGAGAACTAAAAGAGTCTCTTTTGCTTGAAACAAGGAAGAAATGTGAGAATCTCATTGAGCTAAAGAAGAGTCAGTGTAAACTGGAGGAGAGGAAGTCAGACTATGAAAGTGAGCTCCTTAAAAGGAGTAGGCAGTTGGCTCTGTctctgaagggacagagtctcaGTGACAAGCAGCTGCGAGACAACTTCATTTCTCTCTGGGCGACCTGGATTACTGAGGTCTCCTCTGCTACTGTGCCTCCAGAACAGGTTGATATTGATGTAGAAATAGAAAATGTCCTTCTAGATCACTTTAAGGAGCCCAACTTACATGAACGAATCAGGACATTTCCCAAATACAGGAAGTTTTCCGTTGACTTGGAGAAACACATtgctaagaaaaaaagctttcgCTTCTGGGCTACGACTTTTGATAGTGCCAACTTGAACAGTATAGAGTGCATCACAGAGAGCATCATAGCATGTGTGAAGGCAAATATTgacaggaaggagaaggagaaaagggattACAGCCGAAATTTTATTCATGAAATACTAAATGAGGTGCAGAAGGGCATGAACTCTGTCCCTAGCaatgaaaaatacagttttaataAAGATTACAGAATAGATTTATCGATCTACCTGTGCAGAACGGCAGCGGAGAGGTTTAAAGCGATGCACCTGGCGTTCAGAGAAGCAAATGATCCAAGCATATACCTGGAGAGCAAGCGAGAAGATTTCTTCAGGTGCTTCCAGATTTCCTGCCAAGGAGCCACTTCCATCACgacatttgctgcttttctgtgtgacaagatctctccagctcttcaccAGGCGGTTTACGAGAGGACAGCCCTTGCCATAGCTCGAGACATGAAGGATAAAATCCCAGATTTCAGTGGCAACAGGTACTCCCTGGAGGTTTGCCTCCTGAGATACCTGGCACAGGAAGAGAATTTTGAGAAATACAAGAATTACCTGATCTGCCCCAAAGATACTTTGGAGAGTTACATCGAGACACGTGTTAGGACGTACTGTTTAGACGAGAACAGGCGGCTGGGGAAGTTTTTAGATGACTCCCTTACTCTCCTCTACGAAAGGATCCAGTCAGCAGTGTTTGCCTCAACCAAGGTTGTCAAAgacagagcagacagaaatgaCAAAATCTCCCTTTGGCTGGATGAATTTTGCAGCACACTTGGAGAAGTGCTGAACCTGCCCAGGAGGGACCTGAAGGGCATTGAACATCAGGAGATAGCTGACATAGAGTTCCTGAATAATGCCATGGCAGAAGGACTGCTTTCCCTGAAGGATCAACTCAAGAAAAAGCTTGCTGATGCTGATATGAGCTCCTTTGAAAGGCAGCCTCACACAATCCTGGCTGAGCAGTTTTCGGGGTGCTGGGAGAAGTGTCCCTTTTGTGGGGCTGTTTGCACAAACACCATACCAAACCATGATGGAGACCATCAGCTCGTCTTCCACCGGCCACAAGCTGTAGAGGGATGGATGTGGCGTGACACAGACAACCTGTGCATTGATATTTGTTCTAGCGATGTTGCAAGTGAGAATGTATTCAGAATTAGTGAAGACACAGTGATCCCCTTCAAGAGATACCGGGATGCAGGGCCTCCTTATTCCACTTGGAACATTCCCCCTGATCCATCcatgcaagcatactggaaATGGTTTGTGTCTCATTTCAGAGGAGAGTTGGAGAAGCACTACAATGGGAAATTCGAGGGCAAAGGAAAAATCCCTGAATCATGGCAGAGAATTACAAAGCAGGAAGCACTTGATGAACTGGAGAAGCTTTAAGGCCAAGTTGATTTGAAGGAAGAACTGTAATTGCTTTGCACTTTAGAGGGAAATGCTGCAAGTCTATCCACAGAAGGTTGTTCTGATTGCTTGTCACGCGGCGGTtggatctgctgctgttattcataccgtGCTGCAGTCACGCCAGCTTTGAAAtggaaagtgctaactggagcaaagtgttatggggcttgaagttcagattgcaacacaAGAGActtcctgctctggttgctgcttttgggttccaggTTCGCGGGTGctggctcttttctgcaggcatggtggcaGGGTGGGTGGGAGTTGGGCAGCTGCAggtttgggttatttttctgttttctgctgctttggttttcctgtatttcactgcacttcttctgcaaataggctaagctatggtaatcatgcattgtattattagactaatgagattattagctaaggtaattatgcattatgatatcttatgttatattaaactctttctCTGTCTCAACCCTAAGTTTTGTGTGctacttttcccctcacttttgtgttgggggagcaggcaggttagccttTGCGTTAACCCCTGACATTAATATGGCCTCAAGCCACATGAAGGATCCAGCCATGGCTCAGGAATTCCCAGAATCATAGgttgctaggggttggaagggagttctggagatcatctagcccaacctctATGTTAAAatagggtcacccacagcaagttgcccaggatcatgtctGGGCAAATTTAGAATCTCTttaaagaaggagactccacaatctctctgggcagcctctgctagGGCTGCCACACCCTCATGAGAAAGAAGTTTTCCTCCTGGTCAGGTGGAACTTTTTGGGTTCCAGCCTGTGCCCTTGCCTCTTGTTCTTTTcagctgggcaccactgaaaagtgtctgcccccttcttcttgccctctGACCTTTAGCTATTgctaagcattgagaagatccccttaggttgctcttctccaggctaaacatccccaggtctctcagcctttgctcctcagagAGATTCTTCGCTCCTCTTAGCAGTTTGGtggcctctgctgggctctctccagtagttccttcaCTCTTGAAGGAGTCCATAACTGCCGCAGTCCTCCAGATGTGTCCTGCCTAGGGCAGAGGGTGGAAAAGTATCAATTTTATCAGCTGATAATGGAAAATAAGTGAcattggagaaaaaaaggtaattttccAGGATGAAAACCTTGTGATGCTTAAAGAAAGCGCTGCAGAAACTGAAAGCAGCTTGAGactggctgcaggctgtgctggtttgtgttttgggatTATCATTCCATTATTGATACCTTGTTGATAATGTGAGCTGGTAGATCATTAGCTGTTCTGTCATTAAAGCAGTTCAAAGAACAGCCTGTGTGGACTTTGGTAGTTGCTTGTGACTTCAGCATTTGTGCTGTGAAGACAGAGCAGATGGCAGTTGGGAGACAGTCTGTGGAAGGATGTGTGCAAGGAGAGTATCTGCTTCTTTCAGGGTGTATGGTCAAGGACCTTCCTCAGTGTCTCAAGGGATAATAAGAAGGAGATGTAGCTGTAAAGAAGAACATCCTGTCAAACCAATCTGACAAACAAAGTGAGGCAGTGCTGAGAACCAAGCCTGCTCAGACAAACTTTTGCTGAGGGAGAGGGTAAGGAGGCTATTCCAGTGAGGTTACCTGAGCAGGGAATTGGTTAGCTGGGAAAGTAAGGGAAAAACTGGgaaccaaacccaaaatataGCAAGACACAGACCTGAGAAAACAGACATGTAGGCAATGACAGGAGACAAACCTCATCAGTGTTTGTGTGTGCTGCAAGGACTAAACGGCAGGTTCTGGTGAGACCTGTGTGTCTGGGGAGTTTGGGGCCAGCTGCTAGAGTCAGACTAGGAGTGTAGGTGCCTGTGGTGCATGGTGTCAGctactgcagtgagcagggtctCAGTGCAGCTACTGGAGTGAGTGGGAGAGTGTCAGTGCCAGCTACGGAGGCAAGTGGAGGTCTTCAACCTGTAGCTACTGGGATGGGAAGGGTGTGTGTCCTGAAAATGAACTACCTGGAGGGGGGAGGAGTGTGAACGAGAGGAGTGAAGGgctgagcaccagcagctgggGCAAGAGTGTAGCTCACAGCTCTTGCTCCTGATGCTAGGGTAGGTGAGTACTGGTAACCCTCAAAATGAGTGTGCCCATGAATTCAGCAGCAAACTTCAGGGGGGGCAAGTTGGTGAGTAGGGGTTCCTTGGGTCCTGCTGGAGGGTCCATGGTGCCACCCTTATCTTGCCATGTGCCTAAAACACTCTTGCAGAGCTTTCTTCTCCCATATGTACTGTGCATTGCTTACAAGCTTGAGATAATTTTCAACTTTTCCCTCTCTTAAGGCTAATAACTCGCAGCTCTTTCTCCAGTATAGGGAGCCAGTACTCTATGTGGAGGCTCAGCACCATTCTGTGTCTCTGCCAGTCCACCATGGCCTGTATCTCTCTCAGAGGAATCATCTGCCATGTCCTTCCTTACAGGAATTGCCATGGGAAAGAATGGAAACATGCCTTCAAGTTACACAAGGGATGCAGTTGCTCAGCCTGCCTGTAACTACAGTTCTCAGTGACACTGACCCACTCAAGAGAAGTcaccagggaagggagaagaccTGCTCATGGTGGGATGTGAATCTGAAGCTGAGCAGTGACTACCTGGTAGGGGTGTGGCTGATGAACAATGGGAAAGAtgggagctggagagggcagGTAAAGGGACTAGGGGGAGGCTAGGATGGTGCtgggagtgggggtggggagatcCATGTGTACCACTTTgctttcactttctcttctccccttccttgctttatCTTTTTAGAATGGTAGAAtcattgtggttggaagagagctttgaaATCATCAAGTTCAGTTCCTAACCCAGGACTGCCAGGtgatcactaaaccatgttctgcAGCAACACATCAActcagcttttaaacccctccagggatggggacttcaccccTGCCCTGGATAGCCTGTGTC
It encodes the following:
- the LOC128968788 gene encoding interferon-induced very large GTPase 1-like, translating into MDSQENMVGDDEKAHLAKKLLAEACEKEGLDDRYWLPKLWEILGVKSREALKHLQYEDYLKLEREVRYSWETKALQKLLELTDEKAAVEDVQEEHLKMTKQRQEAAKQALKELKESQKSHSKDVIKEKGEALWQALEIPKEYWTLPEKSLVDVLERIQNQLEQPESSVGRDENVSDTEVLRRASGGLALQGIYRTSSLADVLARRDQLIRVPDGFKLAGPEHGSVLERKEFSSSAEEATFTKSMQQLGFSISVSAKAGLWGFSFESDVDYSRSSQSESTQQFHSEQSYLCTTKYQYIPLASCYFQKDQLHLSDVALKELQELETLLSITPEGDRPNMLKSRCASFFSRFGSHVSQGPLHFGGIFWWKATAEGFRAEQREEMKRQASEALSSYVGASYSGFVASVAANVDVSKSSSQASFQGSDGRSAYTAIQLYVTTTGGPPETDSLPQWKLGLVTNNTTWCVIDRGFQLTPVWDIILSNHTSDFKSIYQLASSLRAAYEALTNHSVGSMFGEELVSAVQEARDFVECVKAWEMKGDERKLLTLIDFKQNLNEKTKSHSVWINICLSDKALQEFLLNTVVFCKRSPPENITYIKFLMRCLLDPHVYAVKDFPRASFIMEWIFDTEHMLPETPHVSELEDLTKTLLEMKKYIQEVSYAPEASVSAVHEAKIKATLTASLAVYSLLQCLQERAQKDIELLVLLITTSVGYQVERSTFRYLLGYPEIHFMINEMEMRHKEYLSLKEQDVYRAQAFLLLTGLTVTPEYKEVSPEKKNERFVLMEDQMKTLWSAEIKTLLEKQKGFKDWEMLESDLNSFLNGHVDDTCDELKTTSIIQDMEETFERVEPSSQSTSKAEDTESQASQAIANREFLHLLQRLGLESHYPRKMGTEDFHAIYKIPLPDSQPSQESELPFHFLQKLLSVDYRVRYLTCKNESSPVTAVPKPIEQECEPSASFDEFLSYLGEEASESATSDSHVHPMDLQMAIFHCADDFTRQYILTKLAFCQFALPLLVPNPCTSQIEFPLWSLSQIKKSWKGAEKLGEQARINSYKNKLISQAETPIVSFIRIGSSPSSSKSQILNALLSKRKHDTFFHRHCKGSTQDCLLMKGVVEISWYCPRDSDDDSFDCCVAFCNLRGDARDYEEQLHFLQEISAVNVALVSGSDQSDKKGMMILRQLWESQRPLVCLFTEKENVAAGRSSRNVSIGIKNRNEAELVEELTKTIKDLLEGSNTLFSLDACLDKARKHGFLVDEDKGACVLAKEKAKALVNLLKKEKLFEIKSQLLPLQGQLWYMWCKKDKELTRLQEKGNESIEHHRSKIESEKAQIRRKQLNKAFPLNELMKSFLSFLQSKPADTKKYFLQWMKIFMDDLSSDRLDELKRDYHKLWSQILAMKKSNEKNDLLSKLDALSNEINDSSIGLEHLLREVGQIYEALESMNSKDKLFVELPDIAVDLMVSGYPIELMDGDASYVPLRWIRAIFDKLIEKLGDKRVFVLSVLGIQSTGKSTLLNAMFGLQFNVSAGRCTRGAFMQLIKVDVKLQEDVGFDYVLVVDTEGLRATEMANKQSLNHDNELATFVIGIGNMTLINILGENPSEMQDVLQIAVQAFLRMKQVKLSPSCLFVHQNVGEITAKEQNMEGQRRLQEKLDEMTVIAAQQEFCDASCFSEVIRFDVNTHIHYFAHLWEGNPPMAPPNPTYSQNVQELKTKVLQAAKKESQGSVLRLSSLKVRISDLWNALLNENFVFSFKNSVEIATYKKLETAFSEWTWQLRSHILDLQVKLDNKIRNGDLQKVTAEHLEAQVQGTYDTIMKSMEKYFSEDRDCEILVQWKSSTELKLRELKESLLLETRKKCENLIELKKSQCKLEERKSDYESELLKRSRQLALSLKGQSLSDKQLRDNFISLWATWITEVSSATVPPEQVDIDVEIENVLLDHFKEPNLHERIRTFPKYRKFSVDLEKHIAKKKSFRFWATTFDSANLNSIECITESIIACVKANIDRKEKEKRDYSRNFIHEILNEVQKGMNSVPSNEKYSFNKDYRIDLSIYLCRTAAERFKAMHLAFREANDPSIYLESKREDFFRCFQISCQGATSITTFAAFLCDKISPALHQAVYERTALAIARDMKDKIPDFSGNRYSLEVCLLRYLAQEENFEKYKNYLICPKDTLESYIETRVRTYCLDENRRLGKFLDDSLTLLYERIQSAVFASTKVVKDRADRNDKISLWLDEFCSTLGEVLNLPRRDLKGIEHQEIADIEFLNNAMAEGLLSLKDQLKKKLADADMSSFERQPHTILAEQFSGCWEKCPFCGAVCTNTIPNHDGDHQLVFHRPQAVEGWMWRDTDNLCIDICSSDVASENVFRISEDTVIPFKRYRDAGPPYSTWNIPPDPSMQAYWKWFVSHFRGELEKHYNGKFEGKGKIPESWQRITKQEALDELEKL